The following coding sequences lie in one Caldilineales bacterium genomic window:
- a CDS encoding HAD family phosphatase: MIRAIVFDFGGVLATDTVVRQRLAGFDRMLGWEAGALYERLYGGHAWRQVSTGAWDVAQYWAEAGAPYEAKLPAAVRDEFRHYRDPFFGEPLDPDMVTLAWQLRGRYPVALLSNATPLLADRLQAEPDLHGLFSAVVISALAGVRKPEAGAFALVCRLLGLSPAACVMIDDKERNTTAASAAGMQAIRHLDAQRTRAALAGLGVEGL, from the coding sequence CATCGTTTTCGACTTTGGCGGCGTGCTGGCTACCGACACGGTTGTACGCCAGCGGCTGGCCGGCTTCGACAGGATGTTAGGGTGGGAAGCCGGCGCCCTCTACGAACGGCTGTATGGCGGCCACGCCTGGCGACAGGTCTCGACAGGGGCGTGGGATGTGGCTCAGTATTGGGCAGAGGCCGGGGCGCCCTACGAAGCGAAACTGCCGGCCGCCGTGCGGGATGAGTTCCGCCATTACCGCGATCCTTTCTTCGGCGAGCCGCTGGACCCGGACATGGTAACGCTGGCCTGGCAGCTCCGCGGGCGCTATCCTGTCGCCCTCCTCTCCAATGCCACGCCGCTCCTGGCCGACCGGCTGCAGGCAGAGCCTGACCTGCACGGCCTGTTCAGCGCCGTTGTCATCAGCGCCCTGGCCGGGGTGCGCAAACCCGAGGCGGGGGCCTTCGCACTCGTCTGCCGTCTGTTGGGCCTTTCCCCCGCGGCCTGTGTGATGATCGACGACAAGGAACGGAATACGACCGCCGCCAGCGCCGCCGGGATGCAGGCCATCCGCCATCTCGACGCCCAACGCACACGCGCGGCCCTAGCCGGGTTGGGAGTGGAAGGGCTTTGA
- a CDS encoding acyl-CoA thioesterase, with protein sequence MDDLLAGYPVILSFDIAWGEMDAFRHVNNIIYFRYFESGRVKYLDDAGAMAEMERSGIGPILHSIGCRFRFPLTYPDRIHVGVRVTEMGVDRFTVHHRIVSDRHGRIAAEGDGIVVMFDYNRNQKAPVPAFVREAITRLEGWNTG encoded by the coding sequence ATGGACGATCTGCTGGCCGGCTATCCGGTCATTCTTTCCTTCGACATCGCCTGGGGCGAGATGGATGCCTTTCGGCATGTCAACAACATCATCTACTTCCGCTATTTCGAGAGCGGGCGGGTGAAGTATCTGGATGACGCCGGCGCCATGGCCGAGATGGAGCGCAGTGGCATCGGCCCCATCCTCCACAGCATTGGCTGTCGCTTCCGCTTCCCACTCACCTACCCCGACCGCATCCACGTAGGTGTGCGCGTGACTGAGATGGGCGTCGATCGCTTCACCGTCCACCACCGCATCGTCAGCGACCGCCACGGTCGCATCGCCGCCGAAGGCGACGGCATCGTGGTGATGTTCGATTACAACCGTAACCAGAAGGCCCCGGTGCCCGCCTTCGTGCGCGAGGCCATCACCCGGCTGGAGGGGTGGAACACCGGGTGA
- a CDS encoding ketoacyl-ACP synthase III — MTHFHSKISGWGMYVPERVLTNHELAALVDTSDEWIVSRTGIRERRLAAADETTVDMSVIAAQRALAKAEITAADLDLIILATSTPDYFCPPASSLLQDRLGATKTGAMTLVAGCSGFVYGLITASQFVQTGAYRHILVVGAEKLSFAVDWSDRNTNILFGDGAGAVIVSQSTQPGGLLSHVTGSDGSEADALIVPSYGCVVELTPETLAQKKHKLRMDGQRVFKFAARVLTDSVIKVVADAGLTIDQVDLIIPHQANDRIIDLAARRLGVDRGKMVVNIDRYGNTSAASVPLALCEALDDGRIQPGARIVMAAFGAGLTFAACAWEWQSVEAEAEPILVENWPISEVLRERMQQMRVAAGRAQLEARVKVMDAATAVMLPLYTFRKGVKKRLGK; from the coding sequence ATGACTCATTTCCACAGCAAAATCAGCGGTTGGGGCATGTATGTGCCTGAACGCGTGCTCACCAATCACGAACTGGCCGCCCTGGTGGATACCAGCGACGAATGGATCGTCAGTCGCACCGGCATCCGCGAGCGACGCCTGGCCGCAGCCGACGAAACCACCGTCGATATGTCGGTCATTGCCGCCCAACGAGCGCTGGCAAAGGCCGAGATCACAGCCGCCGACCTCGACCTCATCATCCTCGCCACCTCCACCCCCGATTACTTCTGCCCCCCCGCCTCCAGCCTGCTACAGGACCGGCTGGGCGCAACCAAGACCGGGGCGATGACGCTGGTGGCCGGGTGTTCGGGCTTCGTCTACGGCCTCATCACTGCTTCCCAGTTCGTCCAGACGGGCGCGTATCGCCACATCCTGGTGGTGGGGGCCGAGAAACTTAGCTTTGCCGTGGACTGGAGCGACCGCAACACCAACATTCTCTTCGGCGACGGGGCCGGGGCGGTGATCGTCAGCCAGAGCACACAGCCCGGCGGCCTGCTCAGCCATGTCACCGGCTCGGACGGCAGTGAAGCCGACGCCCTCATCGTTCCCAGCTACGGCTGTGTCGTCGAACTGACTCCTGAAACCCTGGCGCAGAAAAAACACAAGCTGCGCATGGATGGGCAGCGCGTGTTCAAATTTGCCGCCCGCGTCCTCACCGATTCGGTGATCAAGGTCGTGGCCGACGCCGGTCTCACCATCGACCAGGTCGATCTGATCATCCCTCATCAGGCCAACGACCGCATCATCGACCTGGCGGCGCGGCGACTGGGGGTCGATCGCGGCAAGATGGTCGTCAACATCGACCGCTATGGCAACACCTCGGCCGCCTCGGTGCCCCTGGCCCTGTGCGAGGCCCTGGACGATGGCCGCATCCAGCCTGGCGCCCGCATTGTCATGGCGGCGTTTGGCGCCGGCCTCACCTTTGCCGCCTGCGCCTGGGAATGGCAGTCGGTCGAAGCCGAGGCCGAGCCGATCCTGGTCGAGAACTGGCCGATCTCCGAGGTCTTGCGCGAGCGGATGCAGCAGATGCGCGTGGCCGCCGGCCGCGCCCAATTGGAGGCCCGCGTCAAAGTCATGGACGCGGCCACCGCCGTCATGTTGCCGCTCTACACTTTCCGCAAGGGTGTAAAGAAACGCCTGGGCAAATGA
- a CDS encoding DegV family protein, translating into MPHRIAIVADSTCDTPLDWPHRHLLHIIPIHIRFGQDSFREGVDIDEASFYARVEAERHIPQTSQPSPGEFADLYRSLSGQFDAILSMHVTARLSGTYQSAVLAAEMVKDAIPVYPFDSACGSAGLGFMAAETLEALAAGRSIEQMLARLDAIRKGMNILLTPATLKYAQMSGRISALGSAIASLLDVKPIIALEDGALAAGERVRSRKRALAHMVQTISDRLGGAPARAAVVHARAPADAALLASMVGQAVNCREVWLTPLATSVAVHLGPGTVGVVAYAA; encoded by the coding sequence ATGCCCCACCGCATCGCCATCGTCGCCGATTCCACCTGCGACACACCCCTCGACTGGCCGCACCGCCACCTGCTGCACATCATCCCCATCCACATTCGTTTTGGGCAGGATAGTTTTCGCGAAGGGGTAGACATCGACGAGGCCAGCTTCTACGCCCGCGTCGAGGCCGAGCGCCACATCCCCCAGACTTCGCAACCCAGCCCCGGCGAGTTCGCCGATCTCTATCGCAGCCTGAGCGGGCAGTTCGACGCCATCCTCTCGATGCACGTCACCGCCCGGCTGAGCGGCACCTATCAGTCGGCCGTTCTGGCCGCCGAAATGGTCAAGGATGCCATCCCCGTCTATCCTTTCGATTCGGCCTGTGGCTCGGCTGGGCTGGGTTTCATGGCTGCTGAGACGCTGGAAGCCCTGGCTGCCGGGCGCTCGATCGAGCAGATGCTGGCGCGGCTGGACGCCATCCGCAAGGGCATGAACATCCTCCTCACGCCCGCCACCCTGAAATACGCCCAAATGAGCGGCCGCATCAGCGCCCTGGGTTCGGCCATCGCTTCCCTGTTGGATGTCAAACCCATCATCGCCCTGGAAGATGGCGCCCTGGCAGCCGGCGAACGCGTGCGCAGCCGCAAACGGGCGCTTGCGCACATGGTGCAAACGATTTCCGACCGTCTGGGCGGCGCGCCGGCCCGGGCGGCCGTCGTCCACGCCCGCGCCCCCGCCGACGCCGCCTTGCTCGCCTCCATGGTTGGCCAGGCTGTCAATTGCCGCGAAGTCTGGTTGACGCCGCTGGCGACTTCGGTCGCCGTTCACCTCGGCCCCGGCACAGTGGGCGTGGTGGCTTATGCCGCCTGA
- a CDS encoding sigma-70 family RNA polymerase sigma factor: protein MRPLEHLNEANLVERARVEPEAFGELYQRYVDRIYSYVYYRVGSHEEAEDLTARTFFQALDNLAAYEDRGAPFSAWLYRIAHNLVANWHRHHARHRTVPLEDPALIGVRRPGPGPVVEARETQAELLQAIHRLPADRQQLLILKFVEHMPNAQIGQIMGRTESSIKSLYHRTLLSLRSDLGEP from the coding sequence GTGCGTCCCCTCGAACACCTGAACGAAGCCAACCTTGTCGAACGAGCCAGAGTCGAACCGGAAGCATTTGGTGAACTCTATCAGCGCTACGTCGACCGAATCTATAGCTATGTCTACTATCGGGTGGGCAGCCATGAGGAGGCCGAAGACCTGACCGCGCGCACCTTCTTTCAGGCCCTTGACAACCTGGCCGCTTACGAAGACCGTGGCGCCCCTTTTTCTGCCTGGCTCTACCGCATCGCCCACAACCTGGTCGCCAACTGGCATCGCCACCACGCCCGCCATCGCACCGTCCCCCTTGAAGACCCGGCCCTGATCGGGGTGCGGCGCCCTGGCCCCGGCCCCGTGGTCGAAGCCAGAGAAACACAGGCCGAACTGTTGCAGGCCATTCACCGTCTGCCGGCCGACCGCCAACAACTGCTCATTCTCAAATTCGTCGAGCACATGCCCAACGCCCAGATCGGTCAGATCATGGGGCGCACCGAATCCTCGATCAAATCCCTCTATCACCGCACGCTCCTGTCTTTGCGTTCCGATCTGGGGGAGCCGTAG